The sequence AAATTTTGTTTGCAGGAAAAATAAAGAAAAGTTTTAGTTGGAGAAAATCTAGAACTTGAAATAATTTGGTAAGCATGGAGTACTCATGTTCTAACATGTGTAAAAAAACAAAAGCCTAATAATGTAAGTACTTGGTACCAGCAAGCTTAGCTCTTttcctacacacacacacagaaaaaaAAAGTGAAAGAAAATATGTTTGTTCTCAGTGTACCCTGTAAACTGTTCCAATCCTCCCACTTCCAATCTTCAGGTCGTCAGAGAAACCATTTGTGATTTCCTTTATGTCACGGAGATCCATAAACTTTGATGTGGGACTCATGATGGTATCTGTTGATGTAAGATCTGGATGGTCCACAAAACACGTGTAAGAAAAATATAAACAATCACCTCTTGACAGTAATTATTTTATCATTTCCATATATACGAATACACACATGCATGAAGTACTTGATTagctaaaataaaaataaataaaaactggATCCACCTCAGTGGTGATCGGCTAAACGCAACCCTTTTCGAATCATGGTGCAACCTAAAGAACAAAAATATAACCTACAACAAAGCAGAGGTTTCATTCTCCCTCTTGTCGAAAAGCATGATCGGATTCAGACCGACACACCCAAAAGATGGAGAAGTAGTAAATAAAGAAGGAAGGAAAGAAAAAAGGCAGTAATTACCTCAAGGAGGGTTGGAGGCCTGTGGCTATGGTGCTGATGGATCCAATGGCTTCTCCTGAATGTTGAAAGCTGCAGTTTGGGAGATAGGATATGGGGATGCAAGAAAGGGGgatgtaagggcatctccagccgcgcccccaacaggccctccccaggcgattttgccgTGCCGGCGCCGAAAAAAGGGTGCCGCCATCTAAGCCACCGGgcctgtcgaacgccgagtggagggtggaagtttAGCGGCGCGAAGTAGTCACCGCCGACAGGCGGAACAGGGCCatagccaagaaggcccgcgacaacgcggcgcgcgcggcggcgtcttcctcatcggttgaccaggcggggatgaatccacccgtcgtcagccacgcccagtacgcgccctggggacagcaaggcgccggatctccatggggttcatcgtcgcccggctacgccgacggcgacgcgcacggtgggttcaacccaaacgtgaccttccctcACGGTCACCCCGCTaggcgcacgccctcgcccgccttcgtcagcgtgcagtaccctccatacaactactcgccgcccgccgcctacgcgtccacaccgacgccccatctctACCGTGGTCCGctacccttctcgcacctcggcgacgccgacgacacgggagccgacatggacgacatcatcgtgACAGGATCGGCCGCGGCCGCCTcgtctcccgggttcgccacccaggacgaggtagtggacctcagcggcgacatggagaccgagctcggctacgtctatgGCGACGACGCgcaggaacccgaggaggaggaggacgacgaggaggaggaaccgGCTCCTGTTTCGAcgaaggggcgccagaagaagaagaagcgggcggctaggtcgggcgaaccgcgcatcaagtggacgtccaaggaggaggaatgcctcgccgaagcatggaaaatcatctgcctcgacccgaccaccggcgcgaaccagagcTTCGAGACGTACtaggaccgcatcaaggccgagttcgacgagcggaaactcgtcgacccctacttcaaaggcgtctacatgcagcgcggctccaaggcgatggcgaaccattgggggcgtatccagttggcatgcaacaaatggcatggaatcgtTGAGGAAGTCGCGGCTcacccggagagcggcgccagcgttgaggatcaggtacgcacgcTGTTCGCCCGCATATCTTCGTCCCCTACGCCCGCCGTTCGCCAACTGTTCGTCCCTCCGCGCAGCTGCTGCGTATGTTCGCCATGTATCGGGGCgacaaccaagacgccgacttcaagcacatccacgtctacaagcgcattgacaagtgcgagaagtgggcggaagtccggcgtgccctcgacaaggccaaggagacatacaagccggacgcgacgactccgggcgcgtcagagggacggccggacggccacaaattGTCAAAGAAAGGGAAAAACgccgacgcggcaaccgcgcgagtgcaggagtccatcgagcattgcctcgccgacgcccaggcccgggccgtTCTACAtaaagagaagaccgaggcgcggtggtcggcgctaatgaagaacaacgccatcaagctcaacccgctccggacgaacgtcgccgcgaagaagaggaacaccgacatggcttttctgatgggcggggcggacatgctccagagcaacgaggagaagctcaaggcgtggtacctggtgcagcgcggcctcatcctgaacgagctgccgacggcaacgccgacgacgccgacgacgccaacgaccacacggacgccaagcccgagcgcctctacatcgccgcccagcagtgTCGAAGCCGTGCCGACGCAGCCCAGCACcaaagcagctccgacaccgccgagctcgcgcacgccgactccgccaacaCCTGGAACCAACCTCgccgagctcgcgcacgccgactccgccaacaCCTGGAACCAACCCCGCCGAGTGAACCGACCCCGccgagacggcggcgctctgttttttgtaacgccagactacgtccgatcgccggatttgcggcgtcttttgagagcgggaacgaccaagtttgaatttcccgcatcctgaggccggcgcgtgggggcgtgactgggagctagctcgcccccaggggccgaactagcgccggcacgcccccaggccgctctatttaggcgccctgggggACGAACCGCTGGAGATGGCGGGATGTAGAGACGAGCATGTTCGCTGGTATTAAAAGTCTGGCATTTAATATCTGGACAAGCATCTGCAAACATCAATTACTCATTTACCCCTCCGTCCCGTCGTCGTCACCCATTTAAGTTGTGGTGCCATGCACACCAACCACATCTGCAAGCATGCCAAGTCCTGACCAAGGTCCATATCTATACGGCTCAGTACTGTATTTACACGCAAGAGAGCAGCCACCAACAACGGCACGGACAAAACGGAAAACACATCATCTCTCAGCCCGCTCTTTCCTCCTGCAATGCAATGAGGATGCAAGCAGAAGGCCAAATGGTTACGGGCTTACACCTCCCATACGCTTTATGTAAACGATACATGAACAGAGCAAGCAAAAATCTGCAAGGGCCTGGTACAAATCGATACCGATCAAAACAAAACAAGCGCGTCTCCCAGCAAATCATTGAGAAACTGGGCCTAAGCACTGATCAGCAGATACATCCAGGTTCGCAAGAGCAGAGACCAAAGAATGCAAAAAATATTCAGCAAAATACAGCAAATAGTATCCGTCATTCCCTGTGGTTACAGTATTTCGAGACCGGTTCGCACACGAGTTCCCAAAGCAAACAGGCGACGCTCACTTGAGCAGAGAATAGTTTTACTCATCCAGTGATAGTGTGAAATCAGAGATCCATAGAGTCTACTACGCACAGAACCTAGACAAGGCCATTCATCCAATTCAAAATGGTTCACTTCAGGCTTTCAACACCGCCTTGTGGATCATCGTCTCCTTGTGTATTTGGTGGCAGCTCTTCTCCACCAGGTCCAGGAGCTTCTCCAGGTTCGACGCCCACGAGTTGAGTACCCCGTTGCTGTCCTGGGCCGTCCGGAAGGACACGATCCCCATCGGTCTGTCAATCTTGGCAATCAGGGCCTTGGAGTTCACCATGTCCGAGATATGCTTCTCTGCCTCCTGTACAAGGACAATTTGGAACAAGTTATTACATAGTGCATACACCATTATATACCTATATAACAACAGAGGATTAATGAAAACAAGGTAGCTAACTGAAGTTAGGAAATGCAGACCTGCAAGCTCAGGCAAAGAAGATCCGCCAGCCTCTTCAGGGTAATCCTCGAATAGTACTTCGAAACAACCAAGATATTCTGGACAGAGCATGAACCCAAGATCAATTGACAAGCACAAAGAAAGAACAACAAAATAAACATATAGTGAAAGCCAAGAAACGCAATACATGCTCAATGATCCTCAGCTTCAAATCCTCCGCAGCTTTGGTGCCTAAAGCTCCTCCAAGGAGATTCTTCTCGTTCTCGTATTCATCCTTGAAGAATTCCCACAACTTTGTCCACTGGATCACCTCCATGGTAACAACTTGCTTCAGTAGTAATCTGTTTCCACACACACATAAGTGAGCATTAGGTAAGGCACGTCTGGTGTAAATCAGAAATCCTAAACTTCAAAGGCATGCAATGGTACCTGAAATTTGGGATCTCAGAAAGGTTTTTATCCTCTAGTGTAGCATTGAGAAGGCTTGACTGCATTGGATCATGAGGTGCCAGCACCAAGAACCAACAGATCTTCCTAAGAATCTACAAATAGAATCAGGCAGTCAGATAGAGTTAGGTATGCACAAGGCACACATACAATCACAGAGAGGTGAGTGAGAGATTACCGGTGTCCACTTTGCTGGATCCTCTTTTATTGATGGAATTTCATAGATCGACTTGTAGCAACGGCAGATTTCCAGGTAATCATTGTTATGTGAGTAATAGCTGAAAAGAGACAATGAGAAATCACGATTGACAACCAAATATGTAAAATACTCAAACAGATTGAGAAATTCAACTATCAATCAAGCAGTTCAAACTGGGAATCTATTTTCACCTATCAAGCAGTTCAAATAGGGAACTAAAGCACAATAATAGCTTGACTTCACAACTTTAGCCCCTAAGTCAGATACATGTAGGATACCTAACAGGAAAAGGCAGAATTTTGAACAAGCTTTCTAATGATAAACAGATCACAGGTTGCAGTAATGACAAACAAATGTCAGTTGAAGAATTGAAGTATATGACAATTTTTTAAGTATGTTGTCTTGATTGTCCAGGCATACATTAACACTATGTTCCGTAATTACTGTTATTATCAAGTAAACTAAACATTATGATATTTACTTTGTCTAATAAAAAAGTTGCAATaacttaatactccctccgttaaTTTTTATAAGACGTTTCAGACAGCAGACATTGAACTGTTTTCACTGCTGTCTGAAATGGCTACAGcgtcttacaaaagtgaacagagggagtacatattactccctccgtccggaaatacttgtcagaggaatggatgtatctatacgTATTTTAGTTTAAGATACATCcgtttttatgcatttctccgacaagtatttccggacggagggagtacaagaaaaGATATTTGAACTTATCATGGTTAAGAAACACTAAGAAGAACTGCATACCGAATCATCAGTTCATAGTAGATGCGCTTCAGTTCTAAGAGTGAAGGTACATCTGCAGGGGCTTCCTGAACCATATTATCACCGTCCTTTGGTTTCTTTTTGTCCTTTGATGTATCAGCATCAAAGACCCTAGGGCTAATCTTCCTGGATAAAATTTGTGCGCGCACATAATCTTGACGATCCAGGCACAGCCGAACCTGCAGCCACGACATAGAAAGGTTTCTCATGAATGCAATCTTCTCTGTGACACTTCAAAGTTCTATTATTGCCAATTGGCAACATACCTGCTCCAGAATGAATGCAAGTTTCTCTGTCTTGGCCATCGAGCCAAATGTTTCAACCTGAGGATCAAAGTGTAAGTTGAGAAAAAAGTTAAAAGGTTGCTGGAAAAGAGCACCAGCAAAATAAGCACATCATGATTATAGTGGATGAACAGTTTATCAAGAATTCTAATGTGCGTGCAAACTTACAGCAACTTCCTGCATGATTTCAGCAGCTTCATCAATCTTTCCCTGCTCCTCTTTGATTTTTGCAAGTCTTTTGATCAATCTAGCTCTCTCTATCTCAACATATATCTACAGTGCATGCTCAAGAATGAGTTTATGAGAGCCAAGGAGTATTACAGAAGTAACAATAACAAGCAGTCATTCTTCTCACTTTTCCAGCAGCAACGCTGCTCAATGTTTTGATAAGCTCAATACGTGTCTCCACGTCTGGTGTCACGTCAATGTACTCCATCGCTTTCTGAACCACAGCAGTAATAGCCTGCATATAATAAAGAACAAGAAGGTGAGATATGTGCATAactcaaaaccaaaagcaaatggCAACATCAATTGCAGACATAGCCATGAGTGCTTAACTGCTAATGGCATATTGTCCAATTCATCAATAAATAATATGAGAGATGAACATTAAGCGGAAGATACATGGTCTAACAAAAGAAGGTCTTACTGttttggagagagagagagtgagagagctgTACGAAAACAGTTATTTAGTTAATCAAACCATGCAATCACTTCATATTCTGATTTAGTTTAGTGCTTTGTGATAAAGTATTGGTCAGAAGTAATAATTTTGTGCAAGTGCCAGAACAAGGCAGTGAAATGATATAATTACTGAACCCGCTGTCATGGTTAGTGTATGCAAGTGACTTCAAACAAAAAAAAAATTGCACACATGGGCATAAAAACAGCTATAAGGACAAATAAATCCTGCAAGTAAACACTAACATCAATGTTGTTCAACAATGTCTGAACCTACAGTATAAATACAATTACTATAAACTCAGAGTAGAAGAAAAATAATAATTAGGGTGCATGACTAATCTTGCTCCCTTGACTGTTGATCTATTTCATACGTGTGCTGTAAATAAACAAAGAAAACAGGATAGTGGGCACTGAAACAGTCCACTAGAAACAGAAGAGATGAGTTCGTAACTCGTGGTCCCATTAAGACATGAAGTTTTACAACAACAATGCAAGGGAGTGATGTTACTAGGCAATATGACATGTCTTTCTCACGACCCTTTACGGATGCAGCAAACATCGCATTACATAAAGGCATCAAGCTAAACAGCACATATTTGAGACCTACTTCCTTCACGCATATCCCCACTACATAAATCCTAGTTTCTCCCTAAACAAACTATCTAGCTTCTCCGAACAGCCAATTCTTACAACCTAAGAAGTAAATCGAACGCATCAATCCAGCCAATTCTCTGAGCAGCTTCTCTGAGCATAATTCCACCACATAAATCTAGGGGTTAAGTATCTAAATCGAAGCTGCAGGCCCAAGTTCGCCACAATCGAACACGAAGCAAAGAAGGGGGGAGGTGATTCAAGCGAGCCGTACCTGCTTGAGCTGGCCCCTCCGCTTGGAGAGGACGACGATCTGGTCGTTGAGCGTCTTCCAGGCGGCGTCCTTGAAGCAGAGCTCGACGATGTCGACGGCTGCCTTCCGGGTGCCGGCCACATCTCCGGCGAGGCGGCACTGCTTCTCCGTGTTCAGGAGCGACTCGATCGCCGCGTCGAGGCTGCTGCCGCTGCCCTCCTGCGACACCACAAATCACCGTCGTCAAGCGCGCGGTCGCGACAGATCAGATCGGAAACCCTAGGCCGGTGGGGATGGAACCCCGGGAAGCTCGGCGGccgggtggggggagggggaggggcggaggcgggagggagggagggggggagCTCACCATGGTCGGGatctggcgaggaggcggcgacggcggcgggggtggGCGGAGGAGGAGAGGGGACGGCGGCCGATTTGGGTTTGCTTGGGGGAGAGGTCTCGCTGGGTCGGGGATGGAGCGTGGGGAGAGAGAGTATAGTGGTGGCGCTGAGCCGGGTCGGGCTCGGGCTCGGGCCGGGCGTCTTGGATGGCGAGGCGAGGTCTGGACGGCCCAGATCCGGTGTCTGGTCGGTCTCTCTCGTTCGGAACCTCACCCTCCCAACGCGCTGGCGAACAAGCCAACGCCCAACGCgcacccctctccctcccaccgcgcgcccttttgttttttttttccttcCGTCTTTAAAACAAGTCAGGATTCAAAAAAACAATTTTGAACAAAACATAAAATGTCTTTGAATTCGAAATATATTGATGGTTTCGAAAAAAACGTTTGGAAAATCATAAAACATTcgtgattttgcaaaaaaaatgtttgtgaattttgaaAACCAATcaggaaataaaaaatgttcatgatttgaaTAAATGACCGCGTGTTCAAAAATGTTcttaaatttgaaaaatatttatgGGTTCAGAAGAATGTTTATGGATTTTATTAAATCAGAAAATTCAACAAATGTTCACGTGGATGCAAAAAATTGTTCCTAGATATCAAGAAAGTTCATTGATTAAAAAAAATTGTTGAatctaaaaaatattcatgaatttcgaTAAAATACTCATCAAAATAAAAATGAGAAAAGGaaggaatgaaaataaaaaaagCAGAAACCCGAAGGAAAAAACGCAAAAAAAAGGTCTGGGGTGGTTACTTTCCCAAAACCAGAAAGGAGCTACTTGGGCTGCCCAAGTAGCGGTGAGAGGGGGGGTACGCATTTGGTCACCATTGGCTGAACTACGTGCTAAATAGGATCCAAGCCTCGTGGCTATTGACTTAGATCCCTACAGATTAAAAAACTATGGAGATGTCTTCACAATGCCATTCCTTGTGTTTATTGTTCTTGAACAACCACACATCGAAAACAATTCATGATGACGGTCCTGTGCGGTGGGAACAAAGGGCATTAGTCATGCTTTGTTTAAATGTTTATGAGCGAAGGCAATCTCGAAGTCGCTCAAACTTAAGCAACTTGTTTCTGGCGCTGCGCTTGTGGGCGGATCAGGAGCGGGGGTGATTGAGTTTCTGCTATGTGATTAATCGTTCCAACACCTCTATATGGTATGGATCCGACTAACTGTCAGAGTTGATGGCGACTACATGTTGATATATATGCTGGGAGCGCATGCAGCAGCTGGTCCAAGGCAAAATTGTGCAATCTTCAAAACATATTGCGCCAATAATTCACGTGTTGCCTCTCAACTTTGTCCGTGCAACGGGGAAAGCTACGACTGCTTAGAGACTAAATATATGGGCTAGAGCTTTAGTTGGTAAGTAGGTACTAAATGTTGATGCATATTTCTCCGATGAAGATCAGAAGATTACTTGGGATCTTGCGGAGCAATTTCCAGAGAGCGTTGAGGAGGTTTTATTAGAGCTTCTATAACGCGTCTGGAGCATGTGGCAGATGTTGTTTCTGCTGAAACCACTGCATTTTACATGAAGGTCTGATTATTTCCAAAGTGTTAAATAGGAACCACAGTCACCATGGCAGAGGAAACATCCATTGCAAAGGCATAATGTTGAATCATTGCTTTGTCGAAGGATTGCGTCGAAGAAGAGGCAAGAGCACTAAAGGATAAAACACGAAAGACACTGATTAAAACCAACTCGAAACCACCATCACTGCCACCACATCTAAAGTAGAGAAAAGCGGGGAAAACAACAAAGAGATTGGTCACAACCAACTCGAAACCACATCCATCATTTGTCATCGTTGAAGTAGAGCAAAGAGGACTATAATCAACAGGATCAAAAACCATTAGTCGGGCAAGACCACCACAGTTGCGGAGCGAGATGTTGAGTTTTCCTACTAGTGGCGCTGGTCACTAGCTTTAGGTCTCTTTAGGTCACTAGAGAAGAGAATTATGACACCAACCGCCGAGAGCGATCTTTGGAATATTGTCTCATGGATGGCCTTCCTTTTCACAGAGACCAGATGAGCAAAAATCCCCAGGCCTTTAGCGTCATTCTGATCGTTTGATGTTCACTTCTATCAGATGATGATGATGGCTCGAACCATTCAACCTATGGGCACCACTCAACTACAGGGATCAAAAGTTTGATGGTTGGAAGAGAGTTTATTCCCTGGAAGCTTCGACGGGAACATAATAGAGTTGCATATCATTCGGCAAATCACAATTGCAACAAATGTAGTACccatctctccctaataataaagcacggattgagtctccgggttcactGTCACGGCGTATTTATAAAACAGTCCCTGTACTTTTTAGGAATTAACCCACACTCAACGATTTCATCATATCGTATCCTGTCTCCCGCACGATAACTCGAGGCCCTCCACCGCCACGCCCCCTTCCCTCCAACTCCGTTGTGCACGGGAGCAGGGGGAACCGGCGACGGCGGTGGCAGGCATGATCTCCGGCAAGCGGCGAACGGGAGCAGGGGGAACCGGCGACGGCGGTGGCATGATCTCCGGCAAGCGGCGGATTCAAGCGGTGGGGCCAGGATCTGGTGGCGGCGGCTAGCTCCTGTagatcggcggcggtggcgagcgAGAGAGAGGGGTTGAGAGAAAGGGAGAtgcaggggagagagaggggaagggcggaggggagagagagggcggaGGGAGGGAGAGATGGCAGGGGGCGGCCtatgtcactacaagaaatatgtcaacttatgaccttctgtcagtgaccctcgaagaattggtcataaatttatgaccattttagaccaattggtcaaaagctattcagggggctccaaacactaaaccattgcgaccattttggtcagaaaggtcgtaatttccttacacgaaatggtcacagagcaaacagtgctagtccactgccttatttctagttgttaatgaccaatatagatggtcatagccttgtagattgtggtgggttgtgatgactaggcgccatctcatcagttttgcctatgtgtcatgtccatgtggtagtttttgccctaggttgtgaagcaacctatatttcgatcattcccaaaattccccaaaaaatctcataaattctttggggcatatcttcatcaaatatgtaaaaatccttccttgcctagttcaaaactaattcaacaatattcattttcctattttgttcacaacaacactttatgaaggaagtgctatttatatattc comes from Triticum aestivum cultivar Chinese Spring chromosome 5B, IWGSC CS RefSeq v2.1, whole genome shotgun sequence and encodes:
- the LOC123114355 gene encoding 26S proteasome non-ATPase regulatory subunit 12 homolog A, with amino-acid sequence MEGSGSSLDAAIESLLNTEKQCRLAGDVAGTRKAAVDIVELCFKDAAWKTLNDQIVVLSKRRGQLKQAITAVVQKAMEYIDVTPDVETRIELIKTLSSVAAGKIYVEIERARLIKRLAKIKEEQGKIDEAAEIMQEVAVETFGSMAKTEKLAFILEQVRLCLDRQDYVRAQILSRKISPRVFDADTSKDKKKPKDGDNMVQEAPADVPSLLELKRIYYELMIRYYSHNNDYLEICRCYKSIYEIPSIKEDPAKWTPILRKICWFLVLAPHDPMQSSLLNATLEDKNLSEIPNFRLLLKQVVTMEVIQWTKLWEFFKDEYENEKNLLGGALGTKAAEDLKLRIIEHNILVVSKYYSRITLKRLADLLCLSLQEAEKHISDMVNSKALIAKIDRPMGIVSFRTAQDSNGVLNSWASNLEKLLDLVEKSCHQIHKETMIHKAVLKA